The following proteins come from a genomic window of Diorhabda carinulata isolate Delta chromosome X, icDioCari1.1, whole genome shotgun sequence:
- the LOC130901600 gene encoding glucose dehydrogenase [FAD, quinone] — translation MSALAAIGQVANFAIGITTNPLTILGLVPVFAAGIAFMRYLSMDPEVHPTNTMHIRPQYDFIIIGGGSAGAVVASRLSEISNWTVLLIEAGGNENEVSDIPTLSGYLQMSEMDWMYQTSPPVDSPYCLAMLGDRCNWPRGKVLGGSSVLNAMIYIRGNSRDYDYWEEQGNPGWSYKKVLPYFLKSEDNRNPYLLKTPYHKSGGYLSVQESPWRTPLSIAFLQAGMELGYQNRDCNGEIQTGFMLAQGTIRRGSRCSTAKAFLRPVRNRSNLHIAMLAQVTKIKINPKTKEAYAVKLVRNNRPQTVRARREIILSAGAIGSPHILMLSGVGPKEHLESFNISVLSDLKVGHNLQDHIGLGGLTFIIDDPLTVNRKRYQTMQVALEYIINEKGPLTSIGGVEGLAFVNTKYAPKSGLWPDVQFHFAPSSINSDPDQIRKITGLRDSIYNTVYKPLKNAETWTILPLLLRPKSTGWIKLKSKDPMVYPDINPNYFTHKEDVNVLIEGIRIALNVSATKAFQRFNSRPHQIPFPACGQYAFDTDEYWECALRHFTFTIYHPTSTCKMGPSTDPDAVVDPRLKVYGIKKLRVVDASIMPTIVSGNTNAPTIMIGEKASDMIKEDWGIEIQ, via the exons ATGTCGGCTTTAGCAGCTATAGGACAGGTAGCGAATTTTGCAATTGGGATTACCACGAATCCTTTGACGATATTAGGCTTAGTGCCTGTTTTTGCTGCAGGCATAGCATTCATGAGATATTTATCTATGGACCCTGAAGTACATCCAACGAATACTATGCAc atcAGGCCTCAATACGACTTCATAATAATCGGAGGAGGTTCAGCTGGTGCCGTAGTCGCTTCCAGACTATCAGAAATCTCCAACTGGACGGTTTTACTCATCGAAGCAGGTGGTAACGAAAATGAAGTTTCCGATATACCAACTTTAAGTGGATATCTGCAAATGTCGGAAATGGATTGGATGTACCAGACTTCCCCTCCCGTGGATTCACCTTATTGTTTAGCGATGCTAGGGGATCGGTGTAATTGGCCAAGGGGTAAA GTACTTGGAGGTTCAAGTGTCTTGAACGCCATGATTTACATCAGAGGAAATAGTCGCGATTACGATTATTGGGAAGAACAAGGCAATCCTGGATGGtcttataaaaaagttttgccatattttttaaaatctgaaGACAATAGAAATCCGTATTTGTTAAAAACACCGTATCATAAATCGGGAGGTTACTTGAGTGTACAAGAATCCCCTTGGAGGACGCCCCTATCGATAGCTTTCCTTCAAGCCGGAATGGAATTAGGTTACCAGAACAGAGATTGCAATGGAGAGATTCAAACTGGCTTTATGCTAGCACAAG gTACTATTCGGAGAGGTTCGAGATGCTCGACAGCCAAAGCGTTCCTAAGACCTGTTCGAAACAGATCGAATCTTCACATTGCCATGTTAGCtcaagtaacaaaaataaaaataaatccgAAAACCAAAGAAGCTTATGCTGTAAAATTGGTAAGGAATAATAGACCACAAACGGTTAGAGCTAGAAGGGAAATTATATTGAGTGCTGGTGCCATTGGAAGTCCTCATATCTTGATGCTGTCTGGTGTAG gACCAAAGGAGCATTTAGAATCCTTCAATATATCCGTATTAAGCGACTTGAAAGTTGGACATAATCTACAAGACCACATCGGGTTAGGTGGTTTAACTTTTATAATTGATGATCCGCTTACTGTTAATAGGAAACGTTATCAAACAATGCAGGTCGCTTTGGAATATATAATCAACGAAAAAGGACCTTTAACGTCAATAGGAGGTGTAGAAG GTTTGGCTTTTGTCAATACGAAATACGCTCCAAAATCCGGTCTATGGCCGGACGTGCAGTTCCATTTCGCTCCTAGCAGTATAAACTCGGACCCGgatcaaattagaaaaatcacagGGCTACGAGATAGCATCTACAATACCGTTTATAAGCCTTTAAAAAATGCGGAAACTTGGACGATATTACCGCTTCTTCTGCGACCGAAAAGTACTGGATggattaaattaaaatctaaagaTCCCATGGTGTATCCAGATATAAATCCGAATTATTTCACACATAAAGAAGATGTAAACGTATTGATAGAAGGTATAAGGATAGCACTAAACGTCTCTGCCACCAAAGCGTTCCAAAGATTCAATTCCAGACCACATCAAATTCCTTTTCCAG CTTGTGGTCAATACGCTTTCGATACTGACGAATATTGGGAATGTGCTTTACGTCATTTCACCTTTACCATATACCATCCGACGTCAACTTGTAAAATGGGACCATCTACGGATCCTGATGCCGTGGTAGATCCACGATTGAAAGTATACGGGATCAAGAAACTGAGAGTTGTTGATGCTTCTATAATGCCGACTATAGTAAGCGGTAATACAAATGCTCCAACAATTATGATTGGAGAAAAAGCTTCTGACATGATCAAGGAAGATTGGGGGATTGAAATTCAGTag